The genomic window GGATGCGTTGAGCAGCCTGAAAATGACCCAGGCCCATGTCCTTGGCGCTGTCTTGAACAATGTCGATATGGCCCGCAACGCCTACTACTATCAATATTACTATCATTACGGATACTATTACTCGGAAGACGGAGATAAAAAAGGAAAGCGGCGCGACCGGCAGAAACGGCGGAAACGATCAACCACGCCGATGCCGCATCTGGTCGACACCTCTCAGGACAGCGAGCCCGATCAAAAGGTTTGATATATTGTTGATTGGTAAAATGTGAATTGTGAATGGAGATATGTTAAGAATTTCCATGCCCATGCCTTATCATAATAAACTTTTCACCTTTCACTTTTCACCGGTTATCAATGATCGACCTGCACTGCCATATACTTCCGGAACTTGATGATGGGCCCCAGGATCTGGCAGAGAGCCTGGCCATGGCGGCAGTGGCGGTGGACAACGGTATCCATACGGTTGTTGCCACCCCGCATACCCTGAACGGTCAGTACCGTAATCACATCGACCAAATCGAATACCAGGCCGCCAGGCTCCGCCAGGCCCTGATTGAGAAGGACATTCCTCTTACCGTTCATTTCGGCGCCGAAGTCCACGCTGCTCCCGACTTGATGCTCCAGGTTGATAACGGGTTCGCCCCGACCATCAACAACATGCGGAAATATCTGCTGCTGGAGCTGCCGGCCCACAATCTCCCGCCCCGGCTCAAGGAAACGATTTTTCAACTCCAGCTTGCGGGGATCACCCCGATTCTGGCTCACCCGGAAAGAAACCTGATCCTGCAACATAATTTGCAGACGCTGGATGAACTGGTACGGATGGGGACCTTGTGCCAGGTCACCGCCTTCAGCGTTACCGGCCGGTTCGGGGCCGCCATCCGGCAATGCACGGCCGGAATGCTCGAATCAGGGCTGGTTCATATAATCGCCAGTGACAGCCATGGAACCAGTTTCCGGCAGCCGGATTTATCAGAGGCGGTGACTGTGGCCGGGGAAATTTTCCAAGACCACGGCAAAGCCCTGGAGATGGTAACCACGACCCCGGAGGCAATTATCGCCGGAGAATCGATTACCATTCCTGAACCGAGCCTTGCACTTCCCAAGAAGAGAAAATGGTTCGGGTTTTTTCAAAACGGTAATCCGTGAAGTGTAAAAGGTGAAAGGTGCGTGGTGCTTGGTGCCTGGTGCCTGGTTCAATGATTATAATATCCTGTTCCTATTAACAAATAACTATTAACAGTTCACATTTCAGCGTCTTCTGTCCACCATCTTCTCACCCTCAAATCCTCTCATCCTCAAATCCTCCGCCCTCTGCCTCAGCACTTATTTCTCGTCGCTCTATCTTTCACATTTAACGTTTCACTGCCCTTTAGCCTCCGTTGACAGATGCTCCTGTTATGCGTATAGTGGGAACAGAATAGGAGGTGGCCCACCATGCCCAAAACCAGGATAAACATAAGCCTTGACCAAGATCTTGCCGACTTTGCAAAAATTTTCGCGGCTGAGAACCGCACCACCTTCGCGGAAATAATTACCCAGTATCTGCTGACCCTTAAACGGCGAACCGAGGGTGAGTCGGTGGAAAAGATCCTCGCCCATCCGGCTTTCCAGCAGGCGATGGAGGCGGCACAGGTAAAACTCCGTGACGGAACCGCCAAGTGGCATTCCTACCATGAGGTGTTTGGCGACTAATGGAAGCCAGATTCGAAGGCGCCTTCTTAAAGGCGCTCAAAAAACATGCCTCGATAAAGGAACCGGTCAAAAAAAAGGTCGATCTGATCATGGAAAATCCGGTGGCGTTCGGCGAGCCGCTGAAAGCTAATTGGCAGGGGTTTTACTCCTGTCCGGTGAAACGGAACTTCATCATCATTTATCTGTATTGCGAGGCCTGTCGGAAGAAGGGGGATGACGCCGTGGTTCTCTGCCATGATTGCGCCGAGACTGCGGACCGCACTGTTAAGTTCGTCCTGTTAGGGCCCCATGACAAGGCATATGGGATATGATTGGTTCGTGGTTCTTGGTTAAATTATTATAACATGCTGATACAAACAACAATTAACGAATAACAGATTTAACGAGCAGGGCGCCCCATACTCAGCACTATCTTTTCACCCTCGTTGCTCATTGCTCAGCACTCAGTACTATCTCTTCACCCTCATTGCTCAGCACCAAGCACTAAGCACCAAGCACTATATCTTTCGCATTTCACTTTTCACCGTTCACCTTTCACAAACATGGACCGCGCCGCCTTTATCCTCATCCTCGCTGTTCTCGTCCTCAGCCCCCTTCCCTTTGGCTCGGTACACACCTACGCCTACACCCTGCTCTTTGTGCTGATTCTGGCCGCTTCCCTGCTGCTTCTGGCCCATAATCTGCTGGAGGGCCGGGGTTCCCGCCCGTTTTCCATAAAACTGCCGGATACACCGTTCTCGCCGTTATTCCTGCTGATGCTCATCTTCCTGATCATCCAGATCGTACCGTTGCCGGGTTTTCTCATCGGCCTGCTCAATCCGGAGGCTATAGCGCTTAACCCCGATGTCTCCTCGCTGGCCCCCTATGTCCATCCGGTCCGCTTGTCGCTGGTCCGCTGGATTGTCTATGGTTTTTTCTTTTATGCGCTTCTTCAGACCCTGAATTCACGGAAACGGATAGAACTCACCCTGATTATCATCCTGCTCAGCGCCGCTATCAACAGCCTGTACGGTATTTACGGGTTCTATCTGGGGGCAAACCGGGTCTGGTGGGTCACCAAACTGGGACAGACGGTGAGCGGCACCTTTCTCAACCGCAACCATTTCGGCGCCTTTATGGCCCTTGCCATTCTGCTCGGGGTCACCTATCTCTTTGCAATCGGCCGGCAAAGAGATTCGGGGGGCCACCTTACCTGGCGGCAACAACTGATCCGTTCACTTACCAACGAGCAGCTGTTCGGCAAAAGGATTTTTATTGCCAGCTGTGTTCTGGCCGCCGGCCTGGGGCTCATCCTGTCCGCCTCCCGGGGGGCGATCCTGGCCTTGGCCGTAAGTCTGCCGGCCTTTTTGGTACCATACTTTCAAAA from Desulfobacterales bacterium includes these protein-coding regions:
- a CDS encoding DUF6364 family protein — translated: MPKTRINISLDQDLADFAKIFAAENRTTFAEIITQYLLTLKRRTEGESVEKILAHPAFQQAMEAAQVKLRDGTAKWHSYHEVFGD